A genomic segment from Aegilops tauschii subsp. strangulata cultivar AL8/78 chromosome 1, Aet v6.0, whole genome shotgun sequence encodes:
- the LOC109771327 gene encoding uncharacterized protein — protein MPAAAAPAPAPPAPSLDARTGGRVLRRAAAHLLHPASLPPLLLAALLLLLFRSALFAGTLRLSSFADRDPALRSLLLRLSPPAQPSPPAPQHHLPRRRSPFTSSSSSLSDDDFLVGPFDPVSSAPSSRRNASYHNIFFTSFSTPKPYPVPLSQLLPSSVSPFLLAIHNDTSSQKPASPRGGELRLLDLTRRDAAAIINLLALLSSAHVLAILGYITVHSIALGTVFASVAGRHLPERRRGFFLSGAAMGARRLTGFAFLRWATRDAVVQMLCLWFFADVHDQAQLFRLFVVAKLMPFSASANPWLAAAISGPELDGFFIAWALLDAVVSVLFTVVPWVVAMDRDPRPPGRNAVKEGCYLVSLMATDATLIKCWETVVCGSMGRLIMVTFGGKVLGGFLHSFAEVYFMVVWLMFYFAARCKESRLGGRQFGLEDVAAALS, from the coding sequence ATGCCGGcagccgccgcgcccgcgcccgcgccaccgGCGCCGAGCCTGGACGCGCGTACGGGCGGCCGCGTCCTGCGCCGAgcggcggcgcacctcctccaccCGGCCTCGCTCCCGCCGCTCCTCCTcgcggcgctcctcctcctcctcttccggtCAGCCCTCTTTGCTGGCACGCTTCGCCTCTCCTCCTTCGCGGACCGCGATCCCGCCCTCCGCTCCCTCCTTCTCCGCCTCTCCCCTCCCGCCCAGCCCTCCCCGCCGGCTCCGCAGCACCACCTCCCCCGCCGTCGGTCCCCCTTCACTTCCTCCTCGTCCTCCCTCTCAGACGACGACTTCCTCGTCGGACCCTTCGACCCGGTCTCCTCCGCCCCCTCCAGCCGACGCAACGCCTCCTACCACAACATCTTCTTCACCTCCTTCTCCACCCCCAAACCCTACCCCGTACCCCTCTCCCAGCTGCTCCCCTCATCCGTTTCCCCCTTCCTCCTTGCCATCCACAACGACACTTCCTCGCAGAAGCCTGCCTCGCCCCGGGGCGGTGAGCTCAGGCTGCTCGACCTGACCAGGCGCGACGCTGCGGCGATCATCAACCTCCTCGCTCTGCTCTCGTCTGCTCACGTGCTCGCGATCCTCGGGTACATCACAGTGCACTCCATAGCTCTCGGCACGGTGTTCGCTTCTGTAGCGGGGCGCCACCTGCCTGAACGACGGCGAGGGTTCTTCCTTTCCGGTGCAGCAATGGGCGCTAGGAGGCTCACTGGGTTTGCATTCCTGCGGTGGGCGACTCGGGATGCGGTTGTGCAGATGCTCTGCCTCTGGTTCTTTGCTGACGTGCACGACCAGGCGCAGCTGTTCAGGCTCTTTGTGGTTGCCAAGCTCATGCCGTTTTCGGCATCTGCAAACCCATGGCTTGCTGCAGCTATTTCTGGCCCAGAGCTTGATGGCTTCTTCATTGCGTGGGCTCTTCTTGATGCTGTTGTATCGGTGTTGTTCACGGTGGTGCCATGGGTGGTTGCAATGGATCGTGATCCGCGTCCACCTGGCCGCAATGCTGTGAAGGAAGGCTGCTATCTTGTGTCATTGATGGCAACCGATGCCACCTTGATCAAGTGCTGGGAGACAGTGGTGTGTGGCAGCATGGGGCGGCTCATTATGGTTACATTTGGTGGCAAAGTTCTTGGCGGGTTCCTCCACTCATTTGCAGAGGTGTACTTCATGGTGGTGTGGCTGATGTTCTACTTTGCAGCAAGGTGTAAGGAATCACGATTGGGTGGCCGTCAGTTTGGACTGGAGGATGTGGCAGCTGCTCTCAGTTGA